In Amia ocellicauda isolate fAmiCal2 chromosome 7, fAmiCal2.hap1, whole genome shotgun sequence, one genomic interval encodes:
- the chrnd gene encoding acetylcholine receptor subunit delta, translating to MPALYLPVSLMLLLTLYTSASWARNQEERLINHLFKERAYNKELRPVKNKDDVVDVYLALTLSNLISLKEVDETLLSNVWMDHGWYDHRLSWNASLFDDIEVLHLPSQLVWLPEIVLENNNDAQFQVAYYCNVLVYPDGFVYWLPPAIYRSSCAINVNFFPFDWQNCTLKFRSLTYNAKEISMHLKVDTDLETNRNFPVEWIIIDPAGFTENGEWEIIHKPARKNIHKEVPLDSNKHQDITFYLIIKRKPLFYIINIIIPCILISFMASLVYYLPADSGEKMTLSISVLLAQSVFLLLVSQRLPETSLAIPLIVRYLMFIMVLVTVVVLNCVVVLNLHFRTPSTHVMSKWTKKFFLERLPRILHMSQPAESEASWEGALQRRSSSVGYIAKADEYYSVKSRSELMFEKQSERHGMTARATPAAVYKSNTEGEVADQLYAEIKPAVTGANYIVKHMREKNDYNEEKDNWSGIARTVDRLCFFVVTPIMTLGTMFIFLSGIYNHPPPLPFEDDAYNYLEENKRYI from the exons ATGCCAGCTCTTTACCTGCCCGTGTCTCTGATGCTTCTCCTGACTCTGTACACATCAG CCTCCTGGGCTCGAAATCAAGAGGAGCGCCTCATCAACCACTTGTTCAAGGAGCGTGCTTACAACAAGGAGCTGCGGCCGGTCAAAAACAAAGACGATGTTGTGGATGTCTACCTGGCTCTCACGctctccaacctcatctctctc AAAGAAGTAGACGAGACCCTTCTCTCAAATGTATGGATGGATCAT GGTTGGTATGATCACAGGCTGTCGTGGAACGCCAGTCTGTTTGACGACATCGAAgtcctgcacctgccttcccagctCGTGTGGCTCCCAGAGATTGTCTTGGAGAATAA CAATGACGCCCAGTTTCAGGTGGCCTACTACTGTAACGTCCTGGTCTATCCTGATGGATTCGTGTACTGGCTTCCCCCCGCAATCTATCGCAGTTCCTGTGCCATCAATGTGAACTTTTTCCCCTTCGACTGGCAGAACTGCACTCTGAAGTTCAG GTCCCTGACTTACAATGCCAAGGAGATTAGTATGCACCTGAAAGTGGATACAGACCTGGAAACAAACAGGAATTTCCCAGTCGAGTGGATTATCATTGaccctgctgggtttacag AAAATGGTGAGTGGGAGATCATCCACAAACCCGCCAGGAAGAACATTCACAAGGAGGTTCCCCTGGACAGCAACAAACACCAAGACATCACCTTCTACCTCATCATCAAGCGCAAGCCTCTCTTCTacatcatcaacatcatcattCCTTGCATCCTCATCTCCTTCATGGCTTCCCTCGTCTACTACCTCCCAGCAGACA GTGGGGAGAAGATGACCCTGTCTATCTCCGTGCTCCTCGCTCAGTCTGTCTTTCTGCTTCTGGTGTCTCAGCGTCTACCCGAGACATCCCTCGCCATCCCCCTCATTGTTAG GTATCTCATGTTCATCATGGTGCTGGTCACGGTGGTGGTGCTGAACTGTGTGGTCGTGCTCAATCTGCACTTCCGGACGCCCAGCACTCATGTCATGTCTAAATGGACCAAAAAG TTCTTCCTGGAGAGGCTGCCGCGGATCCTGCACATGTCACAGCCGGCGGAGAGTGAGGCAAGCTGGGAGGGGGCCCTGCAGCGGCGCTCCAGCTCCGTCGGGTACATCGCCAAGGCGGACGAGTACTACAGCGTCAAGTCCCGCAGCGAACTGATGTTCGAGAAGCAGTCCGAGAGGCACGGGATGACCGCCAGGGCCACTCCGGCCGCAG TTTACAAATCGAACACAGAGGGCGAAGTCGCCGATCAGCTGTACGCCGAAATCAAACCCGCGGTGACCGGTGCCAATTACATCGTCAAGCACATGCGGGAGAAAAACGACTACAATGAG GAGAAGGACAACTGGAGTGGCATTGCCCGGACGGTGGACCGGCTGTGTTTCTTCGTCGTGACCCCCATCATGACCCTCGGGACCATGTTCATATTCCTGTCTGGGATTTACAACCACCCGCCTCCTCTGCCCTTCGAGGATGATGCGTACAATTACCTGGAGGAGAACAAGCGCTACATTTGA